In Methylobacterium aquaticum, the following are encoded in one genomic region:
- a CDS encoding NADH:flavin oxidoreductase/NADH oxidase, with product MSSPLLFQPLRLDGLELENRIVIAPMCQYSARDGAATDWHMMHLGQLAMSGAGLLTLEATAVSPEARITYGDLGLWDDGTERALARVLDAVRDYAPVPVCIQIAHAGRKASSEPPWHGGHQVAPDSPRGWLTEAPSALAHADGEVAPRALDREDMKRIRDGFAATARRAVRLGIEAAEIHAAHGYLLHQFLSPLANQRSDAYGGSLENRMRFPLEVFEAVREVFPAGSPVWARVSATDWVEDGWEVEQTIAFAEALKARGAAAIHVSTGGVSPRQTIAIGPGYQVPFAERVRAATDLVTIAVGLITEPRQAEAILAEGRADAVSLARAMLYDPRWPWHAAAELGARVRAPKQYWRSQPHHLKDLFKEASFGQR from the coding sequence ATGAGCAGCCCCCTCCTGTTCCAGCCCCTGCGCCTCGACGGCCTGGAGCTGGAGAACCGCATCGTCATCGCACCGATGTGCCAGTATTCGGCCCGCGACGGTGCGGCGACCGACTGGCACATGATGCATCTCGGCCAGCTCGCGATGTCGGGTGCCGGGCTCCTGACGCTGGAGGCCACGGCGGTGTCGCCGGAGGCGCGGATCACGTACGGCGATCTCGGCCTGTGGGACGACGGGACCGAGCGGGCGCTGGCCCGTGTCCTCGACGCGGTCCGGGACTATGCGCCGGTGCCGGTCTGCATCCAGATCGCCCATGCCGGCCGCAAGGCGTCGAGCGAGCCGCCGTGGCACGGCGGCCATCAGGTGGCGCCGGATTCGCCCCGCGGCTGGCTCACCGAGGCGCCCTCGGCACTCGCCCATGCCGACGGCGAGGTCGCGCCCCGGGCGCTGGACCGCGAGGACATGAAGCGCATCCGCGACGGGTTCGCGGCCACCGCCCGCCGGGCCGTGCGCCTCGGCATCGAGGCGGCGGAGATCCACGCGGCGCATGGCTACCTGCTGCACCAGTTCCTCTCGCCGCTCGCCAACCAGCGCAGCGACGCCTATGGCGGCAGCCTCGAGAACCGGATGCGCTTCCCCCTGGAAGTGTTCGAGGCGGTGCGCGAGGTCTTTCCCGCCGGCAGCCCGGTCTGGGCCCGGGTCTCGGCGACGGACTGGGTCGAGGACGGCTGGGAGGTCGAGCAGACCATCGCTTTCGCGGAGGCCCTGAAGGCGCGGGGCGCGGCCGCCATCCACGTCTCCACCGGCGGCGTCTCGCCCCGGCAGACAATTGCGATCGGGCCGGGCTACCAGGTGCCCTTCGCCGAGCGGGTGCGGGCGGCGACCGATCTCGTCACCATCGCGGTCGGCCTCATCACCGAACCCCGTCAGGCCGAGGCGATCCTGGCCGAGGGCAGGGCCGACGCGGTCTCCCTCGCCCGCGCCATGCTGTACGATCCGCGCTGGCCCTGGCACGCCGCCGCCGAACTCGGTGCCCGGGTCCGCGCCCCGAAGCAGTACTGGCGCTCGCAGCCGCACCACTTGAAGGACCTGTTCAAGGAAGCGAGCTTCGGCCAGCGC
- a CDS encoding sensor domain-containing phosphodiesterase: MPLSSVFGDRSGSASDQILSVLRAVRRHLGMDVGFVSEFVAGNRVFRFSDSETLHGPVAVGGHAPLEQSFCYYVAKGLMPGLMQDAAEDPVASQLPVTRDLPVGAHLSVPLRHADGEPYGTLCCFSFTPDRSLTTRDLATLRLCADLVDSILGKDRDAARERDAKRRRIAETLAADSVEMVFQPIYRTADDSLAAFEALARFAAPTGQVPASKGPASKGPASKGPDAWFADAAEVGMGEELEFLALRKALLAFASLPAGVRLSVNLSPTSLVSPRLAGTIEGAPLDRLVIELTEHAAVASYEALREALAPFRRQGLGLAIDDVGAGHATLRHVLDLAPEFIKLDMSLIRAIDTHSARRALTEALTGYGRRIGCEIVAEGVETQDEYAVLRGIGVTRVQGFLTGRPMPLAAAAALPLAGAGAGAWVRRAG; the protein is encoded by the coding sequence ATGCCGCTGTCCTCCGTCTTCGGTGACCGTTCCGGCAGTGCCAGCGACCAGATCCTGTCCGTTCTCCGAGCCGTCCGCCGCCATCTGGGCATGGATGTCGGATTCGTCTCGGAATTCGTGGCGGGCAACCGTGTCTTCCGCTTCTCCGATTCCGAGACGCTGCACGGCCCGGTCGCCGTGGGCGGCCATGCGCCGCTCGAACAGAGCTTCTGCTACTACGTCGCCAAGGGCCTGATGCCCGGCCTGATGCAGGATGCCGCCGAGGACCCGGTCGCCTCGCAACTGCCCGTGACCCGCGACCTGCCGGTCGGGGCCCATCTGAGCGTGCCTCTGCGCCACGCGGACGGCGAGCCCTACGGGACGTTGTGCTGCTTCAGCTTCACGCCGGACCGCAGCCTCACGACCCGCGATCTCGCGACCTTGCGTCTCTGCGCGGATCTCGTGGATTCGATCCTGGGGAAAGACCGCGACGCGGCACGCGAGCGGGATGCGAAGCGCCGGCGCATCGCCGAGACCCTCGCGGCCGACTCCGTCGAGATGGTGTTCCAGCCGATCTACCGCACCGCCGACGACAGCCTCGCCGCCTTCGAGGCCCTGGCGCGCTTCGCAGCCCCGACGGGCCAAGTCCCCGCGAGTAAGGGCCCTGCGAGCAAGGGCCCCGCGAGCAAGGGCCCCGATGCGTGGTTCGCGGACGCGGCCGAGGTGGGAATGGGCGAGGAGCTCGAATTCCTCGCCCTGCGCAAGGCCCTGCTCGCCTTCGCATCCCTGCCCGCCGGGGTCAGGCTGTCGGTCAACCTGTCGCCGACGAGCCTCGTCTCGCCCCGCCTCGCCGGGACGATCGAGGGAGCGCCGCTCGACCGGCTGGTCATCGAGTTGACCGAGCACGCGGCGGTCGCCTCCTACGAGGCCCTGCGCGAGGCGCTGGCACCGTTCCGGCGCCAGGGGCTCGGCCTTGCCATCGACGATGTCGGGGCCGGCCACGCGACGTTGCGGCATGTGCTCGACCTGGCGCCGGAATTCATCAAGCTCGACATGAGCCTGATCCGGGCCATCGACACCCATTCCGCCCGCCGGGCCCTGACCGAGGCGCTGACGGGCTACGGACGGCGCATCGGCTGCGAGATCGTCGCCGAGGGGGTGGAGACGCAGGACGAATACGCCGTGCTGCGGGGCATCGGCGTGACCCGGGTCCAGGGCTTCCTCACCGGCCGGCCGATGCCGCTCGCCGCCGCCGCCGCCCTGCCGCTCGCCGGCGCCGGCGCCGGGGCGTGGGTACGGCGGGCGGGGTAA
- a CDS encoding propionyl-CoA synthetase, translating into MASPSRYPETYAAWQRDPEAFWARAAEAIDWVRPAARVFDPEAGVYGRWFPGAEVNACHNAVDRHVAAGRGEQAAILYESPVTGTKSRFTYAELLDEVAALAAVLQDLGVGRGDRVVLYMPMVPEALFGMLACARIGAVHSVVFGGFAARELAARIEDAAPKVVLAASCGIEPSRVVAYKPLLDEACRLSSHKPDACLILQRPQGVAAMEAGRDRDWAQVLAEAKAAGRRAPCIPVAATDPLYVLYTSGTTGKPKGVVRDTGGYLVALAWSMPNLYGVAPGETYWCASDVGWVVGHSYIVYGPLLHGCTTVLYEGKPVGTPDAGAFWRVIAETGAVALFTAPTALRAVKKEDPEARLMQGHDLSHFRTLFLAGERADPDTVAWAERILGVPVIDHWWQTETGWPIAANPVGLGALPVKHGSPTVPMPGWDVQVLDESGTPVPPDTMGTIAVRLPLPPGALPTLWQQDERFRESYLTTYPGYYNTSDAGFLDRDGYVSVMGRTDDIINVAGHRLSTGGMEEVLASHPAVAECAVIGIRDSLKGEAPCGFVVLKAGVAKGPDAIERELVALVRERIGPVAAFRLALTVGRLPKTRSGKILRGTMKKIADGEAWAMPPTIEDPGVLEEIGGALRERGLG; encoded by the coding sequence ATGGCGAGCCCGAGCCGCTACCCGGAAACCTACGCCGCCTGGCAGCGCGACCCGGAGGCCTTCTGGGCGCGAGCCGCCGAGGCGATCGACTGGGTGAGACCCGCCGCCCGCGTCTTCGACCCCGAGGCGGGGGTCTACGGCCGCTGGTTTCCCGGCGCGGAGGTCAATGCCTGCCACAACGCCGTCGACCGCCACGTCGCGGCAGGGCGGGGCGAGCAGGCGGCGATCCTGTACGAGTCCCCCGTCACCGGCACCAAGAGCCGGTTCACCTATGCCGAGCTTCTCGACGAGGTCGCGGCGCTCGCCGCCGTGCTCCAGGATCTCGGCGTCGGGCGCGGCGACCGGGTGGTGCTCTACATGCCGATGGTGCCCGAGGCACTGTTCGGCATGCTGGCCTGCGCCCGCATCGGTGCGGTGCATTCGGTGGTGTTCGGGGGCTTCGCCGCCCGGGAACTCGCCGCCCGGATCGAGGATGCCGCGCCCAAGGTGGTGCTCGCCGCCTCCTGCGGCATCGAGCCGAGTCGGGTCGTCGCCTACAAGCCGCTCCTCGACGAGGCCTGCCGGCTCTCGTCGCACAAGCCCGACGCCTGCCTGATCCTCCAGCGGCCGCAAGGCGTTGCCGCGATGGAGGCGGGGCGCGACCGCGACTGGGCGCAAGTCCTGGCGGAGGCGAAGGCGGCCGGCCGCCGCGCGCCCTGCATCCCCGTCGCCGCCACCGATCCGCTCTACGTGCTCTACACGTCCGGCACCACCGGCAAGCCGAAGGGCGTGGTGCGCGACACCGGCGGCTATCTCGTCGCCCTCGCCTGGTCGATGCCGAACCTCTACGGCGTCGCCCCCGGCGAGACCTATTGGTGCGCCTCCGATGTCGGCTGGGTGGTCGGCCATTCCTACATCGTCTACGGGCCGCTGCTGCATGGCTGCACCACGGTGCTCTACGAGGGCAAGCCGGTCGGCACGCCGGATGCCGGCGCGTTCTGGCGCGTCATCGCCGAGACCGGCGCGGTCGCCCTGTTCACGGCGCCGACGGCGCTCCGGGCGGTGAAGAAGGAGGACCCGGAGGCCCGGCTGATGCAGGGCCACGACCTCTCGCATTTCCGCACCCTGTTCCTCGCCGGCGAGCGGGCCGACCCCGACACCGTCGCGTGGGCCGAGCGGATTCTCGGAGTGCCGGTGATCGACCATTGGTGGCAGACCGAGACCGGCTGGCCGATCGCCGCCAACCCGGTGGGCCTGGGCGCGCTCCCGGTCAAGCACGGCAGCCCGACCGTGCCGATGCCGGGCTGGGACGTGCAGGTGCTCGACGAATCCGGCACGCCCGTGCCCCCCGACACGATGGGGACGATCGCCGTCAGGTTGCCGCTGCCCCCCGGCGCCCTGCCGACCCTGTGGCAGCAGGACGAGCGGTTCCGCGAAAGTTACCTCACGACCTATCCGGGCTACTACAACACCTCGGATGCCGGCTTCCTCGACCGCGACGGCTACGTCTCGGTGATGGGCCGCACCGACGACATCATCAACGTCGCCGGCCACCGCCTCTCGACCGGCGGCATGGAGGAGGTGCTGGCCTCCCATCCGGCGGTCGCCGAATGCGCGGTGATCGGCATCCGCGACAGCCTCAAGGGCGAGGCGCCCTGCGGCTTCGTGGTGCTGAAGGCCGGGGTGGCGAAAGGTCCGGACGCGATCGAGCGCGAGTTGGTGGCCCTGGTGCGCGAGCGCATCGGCCCGGTCGCGGCCTTCCGCCTGGCGCTCACGGTCGGGCGCCTGCCCAAGACCCGCTCGGGCAAGATCCTGCGCGGCACGATGAAGAAGATCGCCGACGGCGAGGCATGGGCGATGCCGCCGACCATCGAGGACCCAGGCGTCCTCGAGGAGATCGGCGGAGCGCTGCGGGAGCGCGGGCTCGGATAG
- a CDS encoding acyl-CoA synthetase: protein MTGATIYDTGLDRNPANHQPLTPLTFLERAATVFPDHTAVIHGTLRRSYRDLYARSRRLASALSARGIGRGDTVAVMLANTPAMIECHYGVPMAGAVLNTLNTRLDAAIIAFCLDHGEAKVVITDREFARIMGPALAQAGVKPLVIDYDDPEYDGPGERLGAIEYEDLLGEGDPAHAWAMPGDEWDAITLNYTSGTTGDPKGVVYHHRGASLLAVGNVVAGHLGRHPVYLWTLPMFHCNGWCFPWTLSVVAGTHVCLRQVRAKAMYDAIADHGVTHLCGAPIVMSLLINAPEAERRDLPNRVSFLTAAAPPPEAVLAGMAEAGFDVTHVYGLTETYGPAVVNEWHADWNALGKDEQAARKARQGVRYPPLEALDVLDPETMQPVPADGETLGEVMFRGNVVMRGYLKNPAATEAAFKGGWFHSGDLGVKHPDGYIQLKDRSKDIIISGGENISSIEVEEALFKHPAVAAAAVVAKPDEKWGETPCAFVELKGSEMVSAEELIGWCRQSLAGFKVPRHVVFTELPKTSTGKVQKFVLREMAKAL, encoded by the coding sequence ATGACCGGCGCGACGATCTACGATACCGGCCTCGACCGGAACCCGGCCAACCACCAGCCGCTCACGCCGCTCACCTTCCTGGAGCGGGCGGCGACGGTGTTTCCCGACCATACGGCGGTGATCCACGGGACGCTGCGGCGCAGCTACCGCGACCTCTATGCCCGCTCCCGGCGCCTCGCCTCGGCCTTGAGCGCCCGCGGCATCGGGCGGGGCGACACGGTGGCGGTGATGCTCGCCAACACCCCGGCGATGATCGAGTGCCATTACGGGGTGCCGATGGCCGGCGCGGTGCTCAACACCCTCAACACCCGGCTGGATGCCGCGATCATCGCCTTCTGCCTCGACCACGGCGAGGCCAAGGTGGTGATCACCGACCGGGAATTCGCCCGCATCATGGGCCCGGCGCTGGCGCAGGCCGGGGTCAAGCCCCTGGTGATCGACTACGACGACCCGGAATACGACGGCCCGGGCGAACGCCTCGGCGCGATCGAGTACGAGGATCTTCTCGGCGAAGGCGACCCCGCTCATGCCTGGGCGATGCCGGGCGACGAGTGGGACGCGATCACCCTCAACTACACGTCGGGCACCACCGGCGACCCGAAGGGCGTGGTCTACCACCATCGCGGCGCCTCGCTGCTCGCCGTCGGCAACGTGGTGGCGGGCCATCTCGGCCGGCACCCGGTCTATCTGTGGACCCTGCCGATGTTCCACTGCAACGGCTGGTGCTTCCCCTGGACCCTGTCGGTGGTGGCCGGCACCCATGTCTGCCTGCGCCAGGTGCGGGCGAAAGCGATGTACGACGCCATCGCGGATCACGGCGTGACGCATCTGTGCGGCGCGCCGATCGTGATGTCGCTCCTGATCAACGCCCCGGAGGCCGAGCGGCGGGACTTGCCCAACCGCGTCTCGTTCCTCACCGCGGCGGCGCCGCCGCCGGAAGCGGTGCTCGCCGGCATGGCGGAGGCGGGGTTCGACGTGACCCACGTCTACGGGCTGACCGAGACCTACGGCCCGGCGGTGGTGAACGAGTGGCATGCCGACTGGAACGCCCTGGGCAAGGACGAGCAGGCCGCGCGCAAGGCGCGCCAGGGCGTACGCTACCCGCCGCTCGAGGCCCTCGACGTGCTCGATCCGGAGACGATGCAGCCGGTGCCCGCCGACGGCGAGACGCTCGGCGAGGTGATGTTCCGCGGCAACGTGGTGATGCGCGGCTACCTCAAGAACCCGGCGGCCACCGAGGCCGCGTTCAAGGGCGGCTGGTTCCATTCGGGCGATCTCGGGGTGAAGCACCCGGACGGCTACATCCAGCTCAAGGATCGCTCGAAGGACATCATCATCTCAGGGGGCGAGAACATCTCGTCGATCGAGGTCGAGGAGGCCCTGTTCAAGCACCCGGCGGTGGCCGCCGCCGCCGTGGTCGCCAAGCCCGACGAGAAATGGGGCGAGACGCCGTGCGCCTTCGTCGAATTGAAGGGTTCCGAGATGGTCTCGGCCGAGGAGCTGATCGGCTGGTGCCGCCAGTCGCTCGCCGGCTTCAAGGTGCCCAGGCACGTGGTCTTCACCGAACTGCCGAAGACCTCCACCGGCAAGGTGCAGAAATTCGTCCTGCGGGAGATGGCGAAGGCGTTGTGA